In the genome of Athene noctua unplaced genomic scaffold, bAthNoc1.hap1.1 HAP1_HAP1_scaffold_761, whole genome shotgun sequence, one region contains:
- the LOC141955830 gene encoding MAP/microtubule affinity-regulating kinase 4-like isoform X1: MSSRSALAAGNERNADTLVGLGGSRSEKGSAWSSRSLGARCRNSIASCPEEQPHIGNYRLLRTIGKGNFAKVKLARHILTGREVAIKIIDKTQLNPTSLQKLFREVRIMKGLNHPNIVKLFEVIETEKTLYLVMEYASAGEVFDYLVSHGRMKEKEARAKFRQIVSAVHYCHQKNIVHRDLKAENLLLDADANIKIADFGFSNEFTLGSKLDTFCGSPPYAAPELFQGKKYDGPEVDIWSLGVILYTLVSGSLPFDGHNLKELRERVLRGKYRVPFYMSTDCENILRRFLVLNPAKRCTLEQIMKDKWINIGYEGDELKPYKEPEEDFGDTKRIEVMVGMGYTREEIKESLSNQKYNEVTATYLLLGRKNEVEAESRTGSSLSLARVRAPSEAANGTGKTVTHSKSQRGATTYHRQRRHSDFCGPSPVPLHPKRSPTSAGDAELKEERMPARKASCSVGGSGRGMPPSSPMVSSANNPNKAEIPERHKDGAINTTNLPSSVMARRNTYVCTERPGADRHSLLPNGKENRSGGGVCECRGLPYNPELRLNALFLLLFLPHSSVTGRVPPASPSSHSIAAASSERARLARGTAGRSTFHGGQVRDRRTGGGPNGPPASPTLAPEASPLPQSRSRATSNLFSKLTSKLTRRVADEPERIGGPALTSCHLPWDQKEAEPRLLRCPWHVKVTSARPAEAVMAALRQATLSAGCRARQPQPFLLSCTHDRGPSEHFCHFEAEVCRLQRLGLHGVLFRRLAGTAGAFRATLARVAGQLQL; encoded by the exons ATGTCTTCGCGCTCCGCCCTGGCGGCGGGGAACGAGCGGAACGCGGACACG ctTGTGGGCCTGGGGGGCAGCCGCTCGGAGAAGGGCTCAGCCTGGTCCAGCCGCTCGCTGGGCGCCCGCTGCCGCAACTCCATCGCCTCCTGCCCCGAGGAGCAGCCCCACATCGGCAACTACCGCCTGCTGCGCACCATTGGCAAGGGCAACTTCGCCAAGGTCAAGCTGGCCCGGCACATCCTCACCGGCCGTGAG GTGGCCATAAAAATCATTGACAAGACACAGCTGAACCCCACCAGCCTCCAGAAG ctcTTCCGGGAAGTTCGCATCATGAAGGGGCTGAATCACCCCAATATCG TGAAACTGTTTGAGGTCATTGAGACGGAGAAGACGCTGTACCTGGTGATGGAATACGCCAGCGctg GTGAAGTGTTCGACTACCTCGTGTCCCATGGGAGGATGAAGGAGAAGGAGGCGCGGGCCAAGTTCAGACag ATTGTCTCGGCTGTGCACTACTGCCACCAGAAAAACATCGTCCACCGCGACCTCAAG GCGGAGAACCTGCTGCTGGACGCCGACGCCAACATCAAAATCGCCGATTTTGGCTTCAGCAACGAGTTCACGTTGGGCTCCAAGCTGGACACTTTCTGCGGGTCCCCCCCCTACGCCGCCCCCGAGCTCTTCCAGGGCAAGAAATACGATGGCCCCGAGGTCGATATTTGGAGTCTGGGCGTCATCCTCTACACCCTGGTCAGCGGCTCTTTGCCCTTTGATGGCCACAACCTCAAG GAGCTGCGGGAGCGGGTGCTGCGGGGCAAGTACCGGGTGCCCTTTTACATGTCGACCGACTGCGAGAACATCCTGCGCCGGTTCCTGGTGCTGAACCCAGCCAAGCGCTGCACCCtcgag CAAATCATGAAGGACAAGTGGATCAACATCGGCTATGAGGGTGATGAGCTGAAGCCCTACAAGGAGCCCGAGGAGGATTTTGGGGACACCAAACGCATCG aggTGATGGTGGGGATGGGCTACACCCGGGAGGAGATCAAGGAGTCCCTGAGCAACCAGAAATACAACGAGGTTACAGCCACCTACCTCCTGCTGGGCAGGAAGAATGAG GTGGAGGCAGAGTCGCGGACGGGCAGCAGCCTGTCCCTGGCCCGGGTGCGGGCACCCAGCGAGGCGGCCAACGGCACTGGCAAGACGGTGACGCACAGCAAGAGCCAGCGTGGGGCCACCACCTACCACCGGCAGCGGCGGCACAGCGACTTCT GCGGCCCCTCACCCGTGCCTCTGCACCCCAAGCGCAGCCCCACCAGCGCGGGCGACGCGGAGCTGAAGGAGGAGCGCATGCCCGCCCGCAAGGCCAGCTGCAGCGTGGGGGGGTCGGGCCGCGGGAtgcccccctccagccccatggtCAGCAGCGCCAACAACCCCAACAAGGCCGAGATCCCCGAGAGGCACAAGGACGGCGCCATCAATacg ACCAACCTCCCCTCGAGCGTGATGGCGCGCAGGAACACTTACGTCTGCACCGAGCGCCCGGGCGCCGACCGCCACTCGCTGCTGCCCAACGGCAAAGAGAACAGGTCTGGGGGGGGAGTGTGCGAATGCCGGGGCCTCCCCTATAACCCCGAACTCCGCCTTAAcgccctcttcctcctcctcttcctcccccacaGCTCCGTCACCGGCCGGGTGCCCCCGGCATCCCCCTCCAGCCACAGCatcgccgccgcctcctcggaGCGGGCCCGCCTGGCGCGGGGCACCGCCGGCCGCAGCACCTTCCACGGCGGGCAAGTCCGGGACCGGCGAACGGGGGGGGGGCCCAACGGCCCCCCTGCTTCTCCGACGTTGGCCCCTGAAGCTTCGCCTTTGCCCCAGAGCCGCTCGCGGGCCACCTCCAACCTTTTCAGCAAGCTGACCTCCAAGCTGACCCGCAG gGTCGCAGACGAACCTGAGAGAATCGGGGGACCTGCGCTCACAAG TTGCCATCTACCTTGGGATCAAAAGGAAGCCGAACCCCGGCTGCTCCGATGCCCCTGGCATGTGAAGGTGACGAGCGCCCGCCCGGCCGAGGCGGTGATGGCGGCGCTGCGACAGGCCACGCTCTCGGCCGGCTGCCGCgcccgccagccccagcccttcCTGCTCTCCTGCACCCACGACCGGGGGCCCAGCGAGCATTTCTGCCATTTCGAGGCCGAAGTTTGCCGCCTCCAACGCCTCGGCCTCCACGGCGTGCTCTTCCGGCGCTTGGCTGGCACCGCTGGCGCTTTCCGGGCCACCTTGGCACGTGTGGCCGGGCAGCTCCAGCTCTAG
- the LOC141955830 gene encoding MAP/microtubule affinity-regulating kinase 4-like isoform X5 gives MSSRSALAAGNERNADTVAIKIIDKTQLNPTSLQKLFREVRIMKGLNHPNIVKLFEVIETEKTLYLVMEYASAGEVFDYLVSHGRMKEKEARAKFRQIVSAVHYCHQKNIVHRDLKAENLLLDADANIKIADFGFSNEFTLGSKLDTFCGSPPYAAPELFQGKKYDGPEVDIWSLGVILYTLVSGSLPFDGHNLKELRERVLRGKYRVPFYMSTDCENILRRFLVLNPAKRCTLEQIMKDKWINIGYEGDELKPYKEPEEDFGDTKRIEVMVGMGYTREEIKESLSNQKYNEVTATYLLLGRKNEVEAESRTGSSLSLARVRAPSEAANGTGKTVTHSKSQRGATTYHRQRRHSDFCGPSPVPLHPKRSPTSAGDAELKEERMPARKASCSVGGSGRGMPPSSPMVSSANNPNKAEIPERHKDGAINTTNLPSSVMARRNTYVCTERPGADRHSLLPNGKENSSVTGRVPPASPSSHSIAAASSERARLARGTAGRSTFHGGQVRDRRTGGGPNGPPASPTLAPEASPLPQSRSRATSNLFSKLTSKLTRRSHTHLFSPSAPRSCHLPWDQKEAEPRLLRCPWHVKVTSARPAEAVMAALRQATLSAGCRARQPQPFLLSCTHDRGPSEHFCHFEAEVCRLQRLGLHGVLFRRLAGTAGAFRATLARVAGQLQL, from the exons ATGTCTTCGCGCTCCGCCCTGGCGGCGGGGAACGAGCGGAACGCGGACACG GTGGCCATAAAAATCATTGACAAGACACAGCTGAACCCCACCAGCCTCCAGAAG ctcTTCCGGGAAGTTCGCATCATGAAGGGGCTGAATCACCCCAATATCG TGAAACTGTTTGAGGTCATTGAGACGGAGAAGACGCTGTACCTGGTGATGGAATACGCCAGCGctg GTGAAGTGTTCGACTACCTCGTGTCCCATGGGAGGATGAAGGAGAAGGAGGCGCGGGCCAAGTTCAGACag ATTGTCTCGGCTGTGCACTACTGCCACCAGAAAAACATCGTCCACCGCGACCTCAAG GCGGAGAACCTGCTGCTGGACGCCGACGCCAACATCAAAATCGCCGATTTTGGCTTCAGCAACGAGTTCACGTTGGGCTCCAAGCTGGACACTTTCTGCGGGTCCCCCCCCTACGCCGCCCCCGAGCTCTTCCAGGGCAAGAAATACGATGGCCCCGAGGTCGATATTTGGAGTCTGGGCGTCATCCTCTACACCCTGGTCAGCGGCTCTTTGCCCTTTGATGGCCACAACCTCAAG GAGCTGCGGGAGCGGGTGCTGCGGGGCAAGTACCGGGTGCCCTTTTACATGTCGACCGACTGCGAGAACATCCTGCGCCGGTTCCTGGTGCTGAACCCAGCCAAGCGCTGCACCCtcgag CAAATCATGAAGGACAAGTGGATCAACATCGGCTATGAGGGTGATGAGCTGAAGCCCTACAAGGAGCCCGAGGAGGATTTTGGGGACACCAAACGCATCG aggTGATGGTGGGGATGGGCTACACCCGGGAGGAGATCAAGGAGTCCCTGAGCAACCAGAAATACAACGAGGTTACAGCCACCTACCTCCTGCTGGGCAGGAAGAATGAG GTGGAGGCAGAGTCGCGGACGGGCAGCAGCCTGTCCCTGGCCCGGGTGCGGGCACCCAGCGAGGCGGCCAACGGCACTGGCAAGACGGTGACGCACAGCAAGAGCCAGCGTGGGGCCACCACCTACCACCGGCAGCGGCGGCACAGCGACTTCT GCGGCCCCTCACCCGTGCCTCTGCACCCCAAGCGCAGCCCCACCAGCGCGGGCGACGCGGAGCTGAAGGAGGAGCGCATGCCCGCCCGCAAGGCCAGCTGCAGCGTGGGGGGGTCGGGCCGCGGGAtgcccccctccagccccatggtCAGCAGCGCCAACAACCCCAACAAGGCCGAGATCCCCGAGAGGCACAAGGACGGCGCCATCAATacg ACCAACCTCCCCTCGAGCGTGATGGCGCGCAGGAACACTTACGTCTGCACCGAGCGCCCGGGCGCCGACCGCCACTCGCTGCTGCCCAACGGCAAAGAGAACAG CTCCGTCACCGGCCGGGTGCCCCCGGCATCCCCCTCCAGCCACAGCatcgccgccgcctcctcggaGCGGGCCCGCCTGGCGCGGGGCACCGCCGGCCGCAGCACCTTCCACGGCGGGCAAGTCCGGGACCGGCGAACGGGGGGGGGGCCCAACGGCCCCCCTGCTTCTCCGACGTTGGCCCCTGAAGCTTCGCCTTTGCCCCAGAGCCGCTCGCGGGCCACCTCCAACCTTTTCAGCAAGCTGACCTCCAAGCTGACCCGCAGGT cccacacTCACCTTTTCTCCCCGTCCGCTCCCCGCAGTTGCCATCTACCTTGGGATCAAAAGGAAGCCGAACCCCGGCTGCTCCGATGCCCCTGGCATGTGAAGGTGACGAGCGCCCGCCCGGCCGAGGCGGTGATGGCGGCGCTGCGACAGGCCACGCTCTCGGCCGGCTGCCGCgcccgccagccccagcccttcCTGCTCTCCTGCACCCACGACCGGGGGCCCAGCGAGCATTTCTGCCATTTCGAGGCCGAAGTTTGCCGCCTCCAACGCCTCGGCCTCCACGGCGTGCTCTTCCGGCGCTTGGCTGGCACCGCTGGCGCTTTCCGGGCCACCTTGGCACGTGTGGCCGGGCAGCTCCAGCTCTAG
- the LOC141955830 gene encoding MAP/microtubule affinity-regulating kinase 4-like isoform X2 → MSSRSALAAGNERNADTLVGLGGSRSEKGSAWSSRSLGARCRNSIASCPEEQPHIGNYRLLRTIGKGNFAKVKLARHILTGREVAIKIIDKTQLNPTSLQKLFREVRIMKGLNHPNIVKLFEVIETEKTLYLVMEYASAGEVFDYLVSHGRMKEKEARAKFRQIVSAVHYCHQKNIVHRDLKAENLLLDADANIKIADFGFSNEFTLGSKLDTFCGSPPYAAPELFQGKKYDGPEVDIWSLGVILYTLVSGSLPFDGHNLKELRERVLRGKYRVPFYMSTDCENILRRFLVLNPAKRCTLEQIMKDKWINIGYEGDELKPYKEPEEDFGDTKRIEVMVGMGYTREEIKESLSNQKYNEVTATYLLLGRKNEVEAESRTGSSLSLARVRAPSEAANGTGKTVTHSKSQRGATTYHRQRRHSDFCGPSPVPLHPKRSPTSAGDAELKEERMPARKASCSVGGSGRGMPPSSPMVSSANNPNKAEIPERHKDGAINTTNLPSSVMARRNTYVCTERPGADRHSLLPNGKENSSVTGRVPPASPSSHSIAAASSERARLARGTAGRSTFHGGQVRDRRTGGGPNGPPASPTLAPEASPLPQSRSRATSNLFSKLTSKLTRRVADEPERIGGPALTSCHLPWDQKEAEPRLLRCPWHVKVTSARPAEAVMAALRQATLSAGCRARQPQPFLLSCTHDRGPSEHFCHFEAEVCRLQRLGLHGVLFRRLAGTAGAFRATLARVAGQLQL, encoded by the exons ATGTCTTCGCGCTCCGCCCTGGCGGCGGGGAACGAGCGGAACGCGGACACG ctTGTGGGCCTGGGGGGCAGCCGCTCGGAGAAGGGCTCAGCCTGGTCCAGCCGCTCGCTGGGCGCCCGCTGCCGCAACTCCATCGCCTCCTGCCCCGAGGAGCAGCCCCACATCGGCAACTACCGCCTGCTGCGCACCATTGGCAAGGGCAACTTCGCCAAGGTCAAGCTGGCCCGGCACATCCTCACCGGCCGTGAG GTGGCCATAAAAATCATTGACAAGACACAGCTGAACCCCACCAGCCTCCAGAAG ctcTTCCGGGAAGTTCGCATCATGAAGGGGCTGAATCACCCCAATATCG TGAAACTGTTTGAGGTCATTGAGACGGAGAAGACGCTGTACCTGGTGATGGAATACGCCAGCGctg GTGAAGTGTTCGACTACCTCGTGTCCCATGGGAGGATGAAGGAGAAGGAGGCGCGGGCCAAGTTCAGACag ATTGTCTCGGCTGTGCACTACTGCCACCAGAAAAACATCGTCCACCGCGACCTCAAG GCGGAGAACCTGCTGCTGGACGCCGACGCCAACATCAAAATCGCCGATTTTGGCTTCAGCAACGAGTTCACGTTGGGCTCCAAGCTGGACACTTTCTGCGGGTCCCCCCCCTACGCCGCCCCCGAGCTCTTCCAGGGCAAGAAATACGATGGCCCCGAGGTCGATATTTGGAGTCTGGGCGTCATCCTCTACACCCTGGTCAGCGGCTCTTTGCCCTTTGATGGCCACAACCTCAAG GAGCTGCGGGAGCGGGTGCTGCGGGGCAAGTACCGGGTGCCCTTTTACATGTCGACCGACTGCGAGAACATCCTGCGCCGGTTCCTGGTGCTGAACCCAGCCAAGCGCTGCACCCtcgag CAAATCATGAAGGACAAGTGGATCAACATCGGCTATGAGGGTGATGAGCTGAAGCCCTACAAGGAGCCCGAGGAGGATTTTGGGGACACCAAACGCATCG aggTGATGGTGGGGATGGGCTACACCCGGGAGGAGATCAAGGAGTCCCTGAGCAACCAGAAATACAACGAGGTTACAGCCACCTACCTCCTGCTGGGCAGGAAGAATGAG GTGGAGGCAGAGTCGCGGACGGGCAGCAGCCTGTCCCTGGCCCGGGTGCGGGCACCCAGCGAGGCGGCCAACGGCACTGGCAAGACGGTGACGCACAGCAAGAGCCAGCGTGGGGCCACCACCTACCACCGGCAGCGGCGGCACAGCGACTTCT GCGGCCCCTCACCCGTGCCTCTGCACCCCAAGCGCAGCCCCACCAGCGCGGGCGACGCGGAGCTGAAGGAGGAGCGCATGCCCGCCCGCAAGGCCAGCTGCAGCGTGGGGGGGTCGGGCCGCGGGAtgcccccctccagccccatggtCAGCAGCGCCAACAACCCCAACAAGGCCGAGATCCCCGAGAGGCACAAGGACGGCGCCATCAATacg ACCAACCTCCCCTCGAGCGTGATGGCGCGCAGGAACACTTACGTCTGCACCGAGCGCCCGGGCGCCGACCGCCACTCGCTGCTGCCCAACGGCAAAGAGAACAG CTCCGTCACCGGCCGGGTGCCCCCGGCATCCCCCTCCAGCCACAGCatcgccgccgcctcctcggaGCGGGCCCGCCTGGCGCGGGGCACCGCCGGCCGCAGCACCTTCCACGGCGGGCAAGTCCGGGACCGGCGAACGGGGGGGGGGCCCAACGGCCCCCCTGCTTCTCCGACGTTGGCCCCTGAAGCTTCGCCTTTGCCCCAGAGCCGCTCGCGGGCCACCTCCAACCTTTTCAGCAAGCTGACCTCCAAGCTGACCCGCAG gGTCGCAGACGAACCTGAGAGAATCGGGGGACCTGCGCTCACAAG TTGCCATCTACCTTGGGATCAAAAGGAAGCCGAACCCCGGCTGCTCCGATGCCCCTGGCATGTGAAGGTGACGAGCGCCCGCCCGGCCGAGGCGGTGATGGCGGCGCTGCGACAGGCCACGCTCTCGGCCGGCTGCCGCgcccgccagccccagcccttcCTGCTCTCCTGCACCCACGACCGGGGGCCCAGCGAGCATTTCTGCCATTTCGAGGCCGAAGTTTGCCGCCTCCAACGCCTCGGCCTCCACGGCGTGCTCTTCCGGCGCTTGGCTGGCACCGCTGGCGCTTTCCGGGCCACCTTGGCACGTGTGGCCGGGCAGCTCCAGCTCTAG
- the LOC141955830 gene encoding MAP/microtubule affinity-regulating kinase 4-like isoform X4: protein MSSRSALAAGNERNADTLVGLGGSRSEKGSAWSSRSLGARCRNSIASCPEEQPHIGNYRLLRTIGKGNFAKVKLARHILTGREVAIKIIDKTQLNPTSLQKLFREVRIMKGLNHPNIVKLFEVIETEKTLYLVMEYASAGEVFDYLVSHGRMKEKEARAKFRQIVSAVHYCHQKNIVHRDLKAENLLLDADANIKIADFGFSNEFTLGSKLDTFCGSPPYAAPELFQGKKYDGPEVDIWSLGVILYTLVSGSLPFDGHNLKELRERVLRGKYRVPFYMSTDCENILRRFLVLNPAKRCTLEQIMKDKWINIGYEGDELKPYKEPEEDFGDTKRIEVMVGMGYTREEIKESLSNQKYNEVTATYLLLGRKNEVEAESRTGSSLSLARVRAPSEAANGTGKTVTHSKSQRGATTYHRQRRHSDFCGPSPVPLHPKRSPTSAGDAELKEERMPARKASCSVGGSGRGMPPSSPMVSSANNPNKAEIPERHKDGAINTTNLPSSVMARRNTYVCTERPGADRHSLLPNGKENSSVTGRVPPASPSSHSIAAASSERARLARGTAGRSTFHGGQVRDRRTGGGPNGPPASPTLAPEASPLPQSRSRATSNLFSKLTSKLTRRVTLDPSKRQSSNRCVSGTPTPPGAKIRSQTNLRESGDLRSQVAIYLGIKRKPNPGCSDAPGM, encoded by the exons ATGTCTTCGCGCTCCGCCCTGGCGGCGGGGAACGAGCGGAACGCGGACACG ctTGTGGGCCTGGGGGGCAGCCGCTCGGAGAAGGGCTCAGCCTGGTCCAGCCGCTCGCTGGGCGCCCGCTGCCGCAACTCCATCGCCTCCTGCCCCGAGGAGCAGCCCCACATCGGCAACTACCGCCTGCTGCGCACCATTGGCAAGGGCAACTTCGCCAAGGTCAAGCTGGCCCGGCACATCCTCACCGGCCGTGAG GTGGCCATAAAAATCATTGACAAGACACAGCTGAACCCCACCAGCCTCCAGAAG ctcTTCCGGGAAGTTCGCATCATGAAGGGGCTGAATCACCCCAATATCG TGAAACTGTTTGAGGTCATTGAGACGGAGAAGACGCTGTACCTGGTGATGGAATACGCCAGCGctg GTGAAGTGTTCGACTACCTCGTGTCCCATGGGAGGATGAAGGAGAAGGAGGCGCGGGCCAAGTTCAGACag ATTGTCTCGGCTGTGCACTACTGCCACCAGAAAAACATCGTCCACCGCGACCTCAAG GCGGAGAACCTGCTGCTGGACGCCGACGCCAACATCAAAATCGCCGATTTTGGCTTCAGCAACGAGTTCACGTTGGGCTCCAAGCTGGACACTTTCTGCGGGTCCCCCCCCTACGCCGCCCCCGAGCTCTTCCAGGGCAAGAAATACGATGGCCCCGAGGTCGATATTTGGAGTCTGGGCGTCATCCTCTACACCCTGGTCAGCGGCTCTTTGCCCTTTGATGGCCACAACCTCAAG GAGCTGCGGGAGCGGGTGCTGCGGGGCAAGTACCGGGTGCCCTTTTACATGTCGACCGACTGCGAGAACATCCTGCGCCGGTTCCTGGTGCTGAACCCAGCCAAGCGCTGCACCCtcgag CAAATCATGAAGGACAAGTGGATCAACATCGGCTATGAGGGTGATGAGCTGAAGCCCTACAAGGAGCCCGAGGAGGATTTTGGGGACACCAAACGCATCG aggTGATGGTGGGGATGGGCTACACCCGGGAGGAGATCAAGGAGTCCCTGAGCAACCAGAAATACAACGAGGTTACAGCCACCTACCTCCTGCTGGGCAGGAAGAATGAG GTGGAGGCAGAGTCGCGGACGGGCAGCAGCCTGTCCCTGGCCCGGGTGCGGGCACCCAGCGAGGCGGCCAACGGCACTGGCAAGACGGTGACGCACAGCAAGAGCCAGCGTGGGGCCACCACCTACCACCGGCAGCGGCGGCACAGCGACTTCT GCGGCCCCTCACCCGTGCCTCTGCACCCCAAGCGCAGCCCCACCAGCGCGGGCGACGCGGAGCTGAAGGAGGAGCGCATGCCCGCCCGCAAGGCCAGCTGCAGCGTGGGGGGGTCGGGCCGCGGGAtgcccccctccagccccatggtCAGCAGCGCCAACAACCCCAACAAGGCCGAGATCCCCGAGAGGCACAAGGACGGCGCCATCAATacg ACCAACCTCCCCTCGAGCGTGATGGCGCGCAGGAACACTTACGTCTGCACCGAGCGCCCGGGCGCCGACCGCCACTCGCTGCTGCCCAACGGCAAAGAGAACAG CTCCGTCACCGGCCGGGTGCCCCCGGCATCCCCCTCCAGCCACAGCatcgccgccgcctcctcggaGCGGGCCCGCCTGGCGCGGGGCACCGCCGGCCGCAGCACCTTCCACGGCGGGCAAGTCCGGGACCGGCGAACGGGGGGGGGGCCCAACGGCCCCCCTGCTTCTCCGACGTTGGCCCCTGAAGCTTCGCCTTTGCCCCAGAGCCGCTCGCGGGCCACCTCCAACCTTTTCAGCAAGCTGACCTCCAAGCTGACCCGCAG GGTCACTCTTGACCCCTCTAAGCGGCAGAGCTCTAATAGGTGCGTCTCGGGCACCCCCACGCCTCCAGGAGCCAAAATCA gGTCGCAGACGAACCTGAGAGAATCGGGGGACCTGCGCTCACAAG TTGCCATCTACCTTGGGATCAAAAGGAAGCCGAACCCCGGCTGCTCCGATGCCCCTGGCATGTGA
- the LOC141955830 gene encoding MAP/microtubule affinity-regulating kinase 4-like isoform X3: MSSRSALAAGNERNADTLVGLGGSRSEKGSAWSSRSLGARCRNSIASCPEEQPHIGNYRLLRTIGKGNFAKVKLARHILTGREVAIKIIDKTQLNPTSLQKLFREVRIMKGLNHPNIVKLFEVIETEKTLYLVMEYASAGEVFDYLVSHGRMKEKEARAKFRQIVSAVHYCHQKNIVHRDLKAENLLLDADANIKIADFGFSNEFTLGSKLDTFCGSPPYAAPELFQGKKYDGPEVDIWSLGVILYTLVSGSLPFDGHNLKELRERVLRGKYRVPFYMSTDCENILRRFLVLNPAKRCTLEQIMKDKWINIGYEGDELKPYKEPEEDFGDTKRIEVMVGMGYTREEIKESLSNQKYNEVTATYLLLGRKNEVEAESRTGSSLSLARVRAPSEAANGTGKTVTHSKSQRGATTYHRQRRHSDFCGPSPVPLHPKRSPTSAGDAELKEERMPARKASCSVGGSGRGMPPSSPMVSSANNPNKAEIPERHKDGAINTTNLPSSVMARRNTYVCTERPGADRHSLLPNGKENRSGGGVCECRGLPYNPELRLNALFLLLFLPHSSVTGRVPPASPSSHSIAAASSERARLARGTAGRSTFHGGQVRDRRTGGGPNGPPASPTLAPEASPLPQSRSRATSNLFSKLTSKLTRRVTLDPSKRQSSNRCVSGTPTPPGAKIRSQTNLRESGDLRSQVAIYLGIKRKPNPGCSDAPGM, from the exons ATGTCTTCGCGCTCCGCCCTGGCGGCGGGGAACGAGCGGAACGCGGACACG ctTGTGGGCCTGGGGGGCAGCCGCTCGGAGAAGGGCTCAGCCTGGTCCAGCCGCTCGCTGGGCGCCCGCTGCCGCAACTCCATCGCCTCCTGCCCCGAGGAGCAGCCCCACATCGGCAACTACCGCCTGCTGCGCACCATTGGCAAGGGCAACTTCGCCAAGGTCAAGCTGGCCCGGCACATCCTCACCGGCCGTGAG GTGGCCATAAAAATCATTGACAAGACACAGCTGAACCCCACCAGCCTCCAGAAG ctcTTCCGGGAAGTTCGCATCATGAAGGGGCTGAATCACCCCAATATCG TGAAACTGTTTGAGGTCATTGAGACGGAGAAGACGCTGTACCTGGTGATGGAATACGCCAGCGctg GTGAAGTGTTCGACTACCTCGTGTCCCATGGGAGGATGAAGGAGAAGGAGGCGCGGGCCAAGTTCAGACag ATTGTCTCGGCTGTGCACTACTGCCACCAGAAAAACATCGTCCACCGCGACCTCAAG GCGGAGAACCTGCTGCTGGACGCCGACGCCAACATCAAAATCGCCGATTTTGGCTTCAGCAACGAGTTCACGTTGGGCTCCAAGCTGGACACTTTCTGCGGGTCCCCCCCCTACGCCGCCCCCGAGCTCTTCCAGGGCAAGAAATACGATGGCCCCGAGGTCGATATTTGGAGTCTGGGCGTCATCCTCTACACCCTGGTCAGCGGCTCTTTGCCCTTTGATGGCCACAACCTCAAG GAGCTGCGGGAGCGGGTGCTGCGGGGCAAGTACCGGGTGCCCTTTTACATGTCGACCGACTGCGAGAACATCCTGCGCCGGTTCCTGGTGCTGAACCCAGCCAAGCGCTGCACCCtcgag CAAATCATGAAGGACAAGTGGATCAACATCGGCTATGAGGGTGATGAGCTGAAGCCCTACAAGGAGCCCGAGGAGGATTTTGGGGACACCAAACGCATCG aggTGATGGTGGGGATGGGCTACACCCGGGAGGAGATCAAGGAGTCCCTGAGCAACCAGAAATACAACGAGGTTACAGCCACCTACCTCCTGCTGGGCAGGAAGAATGAG GTGGAGGCAGAGTCGCGGACGGGCAGCAGCCTGTCCCTGGCCCGGGTGCGGGCACCCAGCGAGGCGGCCAACGGCACTGGCAAGACGGTGACGCACAGCAAGAGCCAGCGTGGGGCCACCACCTACCACCGGCAGCGGCGGCACAGCGACTTCT GCGGCCCCTCACCCGTGCCTCTGCACCCCAAGCGCAGCCCCACCAGCGCGGGCGACGCGGAGCTGAAGGAGGAGCGCATGCCCGCCCGCAAGGCCAGCTGCAGCGTGGGGGGGTCGGGCCGCGGGAtgcccccctccagccccatggtCAGCAGCGCCAACAACCCCAACAAGGCCGAGATCCCCGAGAGGCACAAGGACGGCGCCATCAATacg ACCAACCTCCCCTCGAGCGTGATGGCGCGCAGGAACACTTACGTCTGCACCGAGCGCCCGGGCGCCGACCGCCACTCGCTGCTGCCCAACGGCAAAGAGAACAGGTCTGGGGGGGGAGTGTGCGAATGCCGGGGCCTCCCCTATAACCCCGAACTCCGCCTTAAcgccctcttcctcctcctcttcctcccccacaGCTCCGTCACCGGCCGGGTGCCCCCGGCATCCCCCTCCAGCCACAGCatcgccgccgcctcctcggaGCGGGCCCGCCTGGCGCGGGGCACCGCCGGCCGCAGCACCTTCCACGGCGGGCAAGTCCGGGACCGGCGAACGGGGGGGGGGCCCAACGGCCCCCCTGCTTCTCCGACGTTGGCCCCTGAAGCTTCGCCTTTGCCCCAGAGCCGCTCGCGGGCCACCTCCAACCTTTTCAGCAAGCTGACCTCCAAGCTGACCCGCAG GGTCACTCTTGACCCCTCTAAGCGGCAGAGCTCTAATAGGTGCGTCTCGGGCACCCCCACGCCTCCAGGAGCCAAAATCA gGTCGCAGACGAACCTGAGAGAATCGGGGGACCTGCGCTCACAAG TTGCCATCTACCTTGGGATCAAAAGGAAGCCGAACCCCGGCTGCTCCGATGCCCCTGGCATGTGA